The following are encoded in a window of Stegostoma tigrinum isolate sSteTig4 chromosome 40, sSteTig4.hap1, whole genome shotgun sequence genomic DNA:
- the LOC132206658 gene encoding probable G-protein coupled receptor 139: protein MAVLDLLVVIIEIILSQIKDDFFPPSFLDITPVCRVHYALRRVAIGCSVWFTIMFTFDRYVTICCEKLKAKYCTEKTAAVVLTTTGSLLCLKNIPTYFRLKPVLIIDGIPMYCSNSDAYYYDPVWKGWKRFEKFLTPLFPFGFILFLNTLTVRQILVASQVRKRLKGQSNGENSSDPEMESRRQSVILLFAISGTFIFLWLWYILNYFGVDDPLDSYGEYIFSQCAYMLQNLTCCTNTIVYVASLSKFREKLRNPLEAIFT, encoded by the coding sequence ATGGCGGTGCTGGATCTATTGGTCGTTATCATTGAGATCATACTCAGCCAAATCAAAGATGATTTTTTCCCACCGTCATTCTTGGACATCACCCCTGTGTGTCGTGTTCACTATGCCCTGCGCCGTGTAGCCATAGGCTGCTCTGTGTGGTTCACCATCatgttcacctttgatcgatACGTCACCATTTGTTGTGAGAAACTGAAAGCCAAATACTGCACTGAAAAAACTGCAGCTGTGGTTCTTACGACAACCGGCAGTCTgctctgtttaaaaaacattcccACCTACTTTAGATTGAAACCTGTGCTGATTATTGACGGCATACCAATGTACTGCTCTAATTCAGATGCATATTATTATGACCCTGTCTGGAAAGGATGGAAAAGGTTTGAAAAGTTTCTAACACCCCTATTCCCATTTGGTTTCATTCTGTTCCTCAACACCCTGACAGTCAGACAGATTTTAGTGGCCAGTCAAGTCCGTAAAAGACTGAAGGGTCAAAGTAATGGAGAGAATTCTagtgacccagagatggagagtcGAAGGCAGTCTGTGATTTTACTCTTTGCAATATCTGGCACCTTCATTTTTCTGTGGCTATGGtatattttgaattattttggtGTTGATGATCCTTTAGACAGTTATGGTGAATATATATTTTCGCAATGTGCATATATGCTGCAGAATTTGACTTGCTGTACGAATACCATTGTCTATGTAGCTTCCCTTTCCAAGTTCAGAGAGAAGCTCAGGAACCCACTGGAAGCTATATTTACATAA